The following proteins are co-located in the Pseudomonas sp. ATCC 13867 genome:
- a CDS encoding thiolase, with protein sequence MSQVLRGKTAIVGIGSAGIGEAHGYSAMELLGQASLKAIADAGLALSDIDAVFSATSSHAFPTLSVCEYLGIKPKFVDGTNVGGSSFELHLLQATLALEAGLCDAALICYGSNQRTAGGKLVSMSEPQWHETPYQPRHPITAYALAASRHMHQYGTTREHLAEVAVAARAWANLNPEAFARGPLSIDDVLAARMVSDPLSKADCCLVTDGGGACVMVRADRARDLPKAPIYFLGAAGAQWHRSIVAMPDLTVTAASESGPRAMRMAGVKHSDIDLVMVYDAFTINTLLFLEDLGFCPKGEGGRFVQGGRIAPGGELAVNTNGGGLSCVHPGMYGMFLIIEAVTQLRRQAGERQLKKADVALLHGNGGTLSSQVTALLGTQAVL encoded by the coding sequence ATGAGCCAGGTCCTGCGCGGCAAGACCGCCATCGTCGGCATCGGCAGCGCCGGTATCGGTGAGGCCCACGGCTACAGCGCCATGGAATTGCTCGGCCAGGCCTCGCTGAAGGCCATCGCCGATGCCGGGCTTGCGCTCTCGGACATCGACGCGGTGTTCTCGGCCACCAGTTCCCACGCCTTCCCGACCCTCTCGGTCTGCGAATACCTGGGCATCAAACCGAAATTCGTCGACGGCACCAACGTCGGCGGCTCCAGTTTCGAGCTGCACCTGCTGCAGGCGACCCTGGCCCTGGAGGCCGGCCTGTGTGACGCGGCGCTGATCTGCTACGGCTCCAACCAGCGCACCGCCGGCGGCAAGCTGGTGTCGATGAGCGAGCCGCAGTGGCACGAGACGCCCTACCAGCCGCGTCACCCGATCACCGCCTACGCCCTGGCCGCCAGTCGTCACATGCATCAATACGGCACCACCCGCGAGCACCTGGCCGAAGTGGCCGTTGCGGCGCGCGCTTGGGCCAACCTCAACCCCGAAGCCTTTGCCCGTGGCCCGCTGAGCATCGATGACGTGCTTGCCGCACGGATGGTCAGCGACCCGCTGAGCAAAGCCGATTGCTGCCTGGTCACCGATGGCGGCGGCGCCTGCGTGATGGTGCGCGCCGACCGCGCGCGCGACCTGCCCAAAGCACCGATCTATTTCCTCGGCGCCGCGGGTGCGCAATGGCACCGCTCCATCGTCGCCATGCCCGACCTCACCGTCACCGCCGCTTCCGAGAGCGGCCCGCGCGCCATGCGGATGGCCGGGGTGAAGCACTCGGACATCGACCTGGTGATGGTCTACGACGCTTTCACCATCAACACCCTCCTGTTCCTCGAAGACCTCGGCTTCTGCCCGAAGGGCGAGGGTGGCCGCTTCGTCCAGGGCGGGCGCATCGCCCCCGGCGGCGAGCTGGCGGTGAACACCAACGGCGGCGGGCTGTCCTGTGTGCATCCGGGTATGTACGGCATGTTCCTGATCATCGAAGCGGTCACCCAGCTGCGCCGCCAGGCCGGTGAAC